In the genome of Novipirellula artificiosorum, the window GCGGTTGCCGGTTGATGGGCAGGCGGCGAAGCCAAGAAAGAGAGGGACCAAAATCTGCGGAGTCACCCGATGCGGGGACGAACGGCAGATTCAAAAGAAGCTCGCCGCGACGAATCGCGGGCGGGCGAGGAGCTCGTTGGCTGAGTTGGTCGCTGGTTGGTTGGCTGAGTGGCTCGGTGGTCGAGCGAGCAGGATTATGGGAATTGAAGGAGGCTTGTCAAACAAAAATTTCCGCTTGGACTTTCATTGCAGTTGGGTGGATCGCGATGACGGTTTGGCACGGCAAAACACGCTAAAATCGGTCGCGGCAAAACGCTCAAGCGATCCGAGCGTGAACGCGGCCCCGTTAACGCTTCGACGCGAGTTGGCCGATTGTTTGTGGGCTCGTGCGACAGCCGCCGGTCGAAAAACAGCGGCAAACACGGGCCTAATCGTGCTGCTTCGTTACTGCATTTGAAATTCTCTGGTGTTACGAAAATTGGCGTTGGAAAAATCAGAACTTTGCAAAATAAAATGTGGCCTTGAATCATGAAGAAACGGTCGCCCCCTACCTATAGACCTACCGGAAAAAACAGCGAGATCACGGAATCTGGATGAAAATAGTTTCGAAACCGGACATCAGACGGGATCATCGAGAAGGTCTCGTACGGCAACGCGACGATGAAAACTTGCTGCGAAATCTCGTCCTCTACCCTTTACCTATGCCGTTCTTGAAGACGACTGCGCGCCGTTCTGCGAACATTGCCTGAAATCAATCCAGTCAACGCGACAACGCCGCTCTATTTCTGACCGCTGCAGATTCGACACGAATCGGCAGCGACTACGAGAGAAGTTCGCGCGTGATAAGGCTGCGATCTTGAACGGGCAAACACCGTTCCTCTACCTCTAGACCTTCCAACTTTGACGTCCAAAAGTCGAAACTGCCTTTCCGATTTCGTGGAAAGTTTGGCGGTCGCGAATTGATTTGGCCAAAAATCGATTCCAAAAACACACTCGCCCCTATTAGTCACTTAAACCGTTTCGCGACATCATTGCGCACACCAAATTGCTACACCGCCATTTCGTCCCAGGATTCCTTGAAGAAAACGCAACGAGAATATTTGACCTGCGAGTCGGACAGGATGTTGCGAAATGCCTAACGACAGTCTTCTCAGGGTTACTTAGGAGAAGTGGTCACGACGGTGACCACATTTTTGCGACTTCGCTTGAGTTGTTTGCGAAGACAAGAAACGCAAAGCCCTCCTGGGTTACTTATGCAAACCGTCCGCCTCAAATCCTGAATTCTGTCGAGAGTTTGAGAAATAGTTGCGATAAATTGCTGGACCAACTCGCTGGCGGCAGGCAGCAACGATGGCATCTCAGAGCATTTGTTCTCGAGCGAATTCTGTTAGCGATCATAGCCCCTGAGTGGCAACGTAGTCTGGTTCGAGCCGGGCGAAGTTTTCAGGTGCGAACCTGTTTGCGTCTGACCTGCTTGTCGCAATCGAGATGCATTTTTTTCTTGATGCTGAGTGTCCGATGACTTCATTCCCCGAAACGCGACAAAGTCTGATTTTTCAGGTCAGAGATCCGAACACTCGGCTGGCGTGGGAACAGTTTGTAGAAATTTACCACCCCGTGATTTATCGGATCGCCGTCGCACACCGAATGCAGGAAGCCGATGCACAGGATTTAGGTCAAGAGGTATTGCTGGCGGTCGCTTCGGCGGTTCAGCGTTGGGAAAAGGCACATGAGGGAACTCGGTTTCGACATTGGCTGCGTCGCATAGCGCGTAACGCGATTCTTAATGCTGTCACACGCCGTCCGCCAGACCAAGCAGCAGGCTTGCTATCGATCGACGAATTGTTAGCCGAGCTTCCGCAGCGTGAAGATGCGACCGAATTGATGATTGCCCTGGAGTATCGACGCGAGTTGTATTTGCGGGCGGCTGAGGTGGTTCGCGCCGACGTCTGTCCAGACACCTGGAAGGCTTTTGAGCTGACCGTCATTGACGGCCTGAGCAACGCGCAAGCCGCACGCACGTTAGGAAATTGCCGCCCCAGTGTTCCGCGTCAAGCAGTTAAGTCGAGGCGATCATCGCATTCGTCTGATCGTGTTCAGC includes:
- a CDS encoding RNA polymerase sigma factor yields the protein MTSFPETRQSLIFQVRDPNTRLAWEQFVEIYHPVIYRIAVAHRMQEADAQDLGQEVLLAVASAVQRWEKAHEGTRFRHWLRRIARNAILNAVTRRPPDQAAGLLSIDELLAELPQREDATELMIALEYRRELYLRAAEVVRADVCPDTWKAFELTVIDGLSNAQAARTLGNCRPSVPRQAVKSRRSSHSSDRVQRQFCRGRLVRLWSRRICGRRNTRNRLLRPSREISCR